GGGTAACACAAGTTTAACTAACATCTTACACGAGATCAAAtttatactaaaataacatTGGTGTGATGCCACAACACAAACCTCAAGTTTCTGAATTGCTGCTTCAGATTTAGCCTTCTGCAAATTCTCCCAAGCCCTGATCTTGGCCTCTTCTCTCTGCAACCTGCGAAATCCAAGACATTTTTGGAGTTTTACAAATTCTATAATTTATGATccttatttctcaaagatttggGTTCTTTCATGTTAACTTACCTGACGTTTTTTCTTGCTTCAGCACCACTCCAAGGTGAAGGTAAGTCTTCAATATTCCTTGAATCTTTCATCTCCCTTCGTCCTTGTTTCTTGGGGTCCCTGCCTGTACTGGTGCCTTTGTCTACCTGGATATCTCTAACTTCATCTTTTGCAGCAAGATTGTCATTTGGGCCTGATCCAGATGAAGGTAAAATGGAGAATGATAGTCTCCCTCTGGTAGATGAATGAGTGCTTCCTTCCGGGCTCATTTGAGTCGCCATATCCTTTCGTGAAACAGTCTGGGAAACTATGCCTTCTTCCTTCTTTCTATCAAGTATGTCTCCTAGATATTCAATTCGTCAGTTGAAAACGTGACTTTTCATGCAACTAGTTTTATATTAGATTTATCATGCGAGCGAACAATATATGTACCTTGAGAAGCAGGAAACATAGTTTCATCGAGAACATCTGACATCCCAGGCACACTAGTACTCCggtttatattattttcaggGTACCCAGGTTCAGATTTTGCAACGATCCTAGCATCATACTGAATGGATAAACCTTCAGGGACCAATACTCCAGTAGTAAGTGCTGAATTTCCCGTGAAATTCTTACCGCATCCATCCATGGTGGGTGAATAGTTGGATATGTACACAAGTCCGGGAGATCCCAAAGGGCCACTCTTCGACTTTGGGTGTCTCTGAAATTGAGCCGCTGTAGTGTTGAAAGAACTGTAACCTGAAACTGGGCTCGTAATCCATCTATCAGCGTCGTCCCATTTTGAAGGCAAAGCCCTCCCACTGTTGAAGGGTATCAAAGCAGCTGCACTAATATGACTTCGACAACCACTACTTGTTGGCGGAGGCACTCGCTCAGAACACCATCCTTTCGGAACTTCATCTATGATACCACCATATTCAGGTGTTCCTGGGCTGGTATAGGCACCGGAGTGCCTAAACGATCCAGAGTACTTCCTCATGACTGTCAGTTGAGGCCAAATATACACCCCATTGCTCCAGAAATCCAAATGTCAAGAAATCTTGTAGTCCTTATAGAATCAGTCTTGGAGTAATAACAGGGGGGTTAGACTTACATCCAAATGCTCAAAAAACTAGTAACTCGAAGCCACATCACAAACCTTACCGGGTAACACAATTCTGAACAGGCCAAACAGAACTTACACAGAGTTTCAAATTCGTTTCAAAGTCCTGCAACTTCTTGATCCGATGGCTAGAGATAGTAATGCTTCTCCACAAAATGGTAATTTTCTGAGTCTAAAACTCTCCCAAGAGTTCAAAAATATATCACTCGCTCTATAAATGAAGTCTTGGATCCACACCTTAATTTTATCGGGCATGGACCACATAAAGGCTCGTGACTGCAGGTGGTACAGGCAAGTGAAAGTGCAGGATCACATCAAACATAAAAGCTTCCAAGATATCGACATTTTTCATCAGAAAACACACTTTAAGCTTTAAAATCCACTACCCATTCTCCTAATACCACACATAAATCCGGCATTTCATTTTCAGAATAGATTACCATTACATTTCCCAAAAGATTCCTATTTTTCATGCTCCACAAAACACAGAGAGAAAAGCGCGCACAGAGCACATAAACATATGGGACCAGAGAAAGATAAAACAGGCAGAGGAAAAATTAACTATAATTTCAAGAGAAGTACCTTTTGCTGCGTGGGAACTCAGAATGTGTGCCGCATAAATCTTTGAACGGTACTTTCACCTCCGTTCATTTTTCTTTCGCCATTCTCGTTGAATCTTTCAAGTCGATATTGAGAAGAGGCCAAATGGTGaatcaataaaatatattaataatatacaaatatacaattttttatcggAGGAATTCTGATCGACCCAGTAATCATAGAGTTGAATGAGATGAAGAAGAAAGGCTTCTGATAATGCCAGAGCAATTCTCGTAATGCCAGAGCAACTTCATACTCAATTAACTTATTTACCCTTAATTTATGGCATATAGTCGAATTACTTCCACataattatccacattttttgtatgtatatatactttttttttaatgaatgatTCGTTAAAATAGGTAAAAGTTAGTACAGGTACAAATATACTGGGCATCCCCAGGGACAAATCAATCTAGCATAATCAGTCTCTAATCATATGAACCATAACTCAGAGTCCAAATTTAAATTACATTGTCAGCATTTGGTACGCTCCGCAGCACATGAATCTTGATCTTCATTATAGCTCCATCAATATCTAGTTGCTCATGTTCGAAGATTGTCCTGTTTCTTATGTTCCAAATCTGATAAACCGTAGCCCCTAGCGCAACACAGCGCATCTTATTCAATGCAGATGTACCTCGGTACACACTTCTAAACGCAGCAAGCACAGCAGACAACGATCTCATAAGTTTTCGCATGCCAAGCCAAGATCGAATATTGTTCCATATTGCTTGTGAGATTGGGCAATCAAAGAACAAGTGGTTAACAGATTCAACAGCAAAGTTGCAGAGTACACACGATATATCATCAAGGTAACCCAGCCTATCTCTAGTAAGCAATTTACGATGAGCAACAAGCCATAAATTAAACATGTGCTTCGGCATTATGCAAGATTTGGCGATTAGAGGTTTCCAAGGCCAATTGTTCCATCTGCCCACAAAGAAATCATATACCTTAGATAACCCCTTAATGCCCCCAAACCACTCCTCCAATTTTATAACCGCATCCGAGACTGAGCCATGAGCAGCAATCATTTCGTCTCTAATGGCAATAATTTGTTTTATAAGCGGTGATTGTTCTTTGTGCCAATCCCATCTCCAAACATTCTGAAAATGGCTGTATTCATGATTTACCCACTTTATCCAAAGACAATCTTTTTTGCTATGAATATTCAAAAGCGTTTTCGCAAGCAAAGATTTATTCCACGCTTTCAAATTTTGCCACCCCCAACTTCCTACTTCAATTGGCTTGCAAAGTTCTACCCAAGAAATAGGTGGGTGTTTGGTTGGCCACACAAATTTCCGACACAATGAATAAATGTTATCAATAACGCACGAAGGAAGTGGAAGTATAGATAACCAATAACATTCAATTCCTTGCACAACTGACCTGATAAGCTCAAGTTTCCCTGCATGTGATAAAGAATTCCTTGGCTAGGAAGAGATCTTGTATGAGATTGCATCGACCAGGGCACTGTAATCCGATGCTGTCAATTTTCTTGCTGCAAGTGGAACACCCAAATACCGAAATGGTAGTTGCCCATGCGTGAATCCAATGGCATCAATGATTTCCTGTCTAACAGTATCCGAAACACTTGCAATGTAAACATCTGATTTCAAGAAATTGATCCTTAATCCCgttgtatgtatatatacttgTTTACATTCAACGCTTTATAATTTATAGTTTactgtttcaaaaaaaaaattatagtttaCTTAATGTAACAAGAgtttaatcatattttaatgatccaaaaaatgttttttttaatattgatTTTCAAAATAAGCATCCAACCCAATTTCATAAATATctttaaacaaataaaaaaatattcttaaaatatcGGAGATCCTCTTATTTCATTGAAACTTCTCTACCCTTCCGATTTCATCTCCTACCCAAGAATCTCGGATTAACCAAAGATTGATTTGAACCTAACACATTTCTCCTATGTAGAAAGTGTTCATGACATTAAGTTAAGAGACTTTTGTACACCATCAACTGATTCTACATGTAAATGAGTCATGAAACATGAATTTTCATCGTGTACAactttctataaatacttaatGAGTCATGTCACACATACAACGAGATCCGTAAACAAATTCTTAAGACAcaaaaaattcaatacaaaaattcaatttataaaaatctcacgataaattcaatacaaaatttatgagataataacaaaatctcacgATATAATTCTGGTAAATAAAATGTACTATATACTCAAAACATTACACATTTAATTGTTCGGGAAGCACGAGGATTGTTCTGGCATTATGAGTTTCCAAATAGAGCAGTGGATTTGGCTCAATGAATGGGAGAGGGTCAAGGTTGTCTGCGCCTGAAATGCCATCCCATGTGAGAAATACCTGCAAATATAGGGGACCCTAAAGCTATCGACTTTGGATTTATATTGGCAACTACGATATTTCCTTcacacttcttcttcttcttttttttttttataaaaagaaaattattatatttgaagATATAATTTTTACACACTGactataaaataaataacttcaaatcatattatattccaatttAACGATTATATTTTTTGATATAAATCATATTACTTATGCTGCGTTTGGTTGCTGTGATAAGgtgtgtttattttttttaacccaccTTATCCCTCGTTTGGTATGCGTGATTATTTAACTAAGTCAAtacctcctatgaatgattatgttatattaGGTGGGTTAAAATAATACCTTCTCACCCTCTatgattatttatccaactcttaatccttcatatttttccaattttacccttctcctatATCCAAACCCACCACCACTTCCCGCCACGACCGCCGCCACCGACCACCAACCGCCGCCGCGCCGGCCGACCGCCGCCACCGACCGCCAACCGCCGCCAGCTGCCGAGAACCAGCCGACGCCGGACCACCGACCGTCGCCGCCGACCGATAACTTCCGGCCAGCCGGCCGACAGCCGTCGACGCCGCTGACTGCCGGCTGCGCCAACGTTGCCGGAACGTCGCCGCCGCCGCCGGAGTGGAAGAAGAAAGGGCAATTTTGTcctttcatcaaaaaattcaaaattatcatatacttaaaaatcttaccaaacataaCACCATATATTACATTTCTACGACAATATTTTGTTTATCATTTACttactaatcattagtttattttatcctcCAAACCAAACGCAGTCTTACAATATGAATAACACAAAGAGAAACTCAATCATAGAAAATAAAtgtaaaacattaaaaatacatCAACCCTAAActcaaatttcgaaaatacaTACTCTAAAAATAAGTGTTTTCGTATCCAATTCACACAATTTTAAtggaaaattgaaaaatatatatatataataaacgCCCTCCCCCAATCCAAATGGATTGACGTATTTTAACCGGACTTCAAAcatgtcactgatatcaaaaTTAATCAAACCTAATAATATTTTAGAGTGGGATCTTCGGTTCGATAGACCTGACCTATTTTAATAGTTCATTCTCTCAAAAGACTAAAAATAAGTGTGAATAAGCTTATTTGAGTATATGTGAGCACATAATTACACACAAAACAAGCAAGGAAAAAGGAGAGATTTATGCATATAGTCCAAATTAAGAAACTAAAATACGTATGAGTGGCAATTATTCCAAATTTTTCATTCAACCGGATCTGATTAATTTGGGCTTATgaatgaatgaataaataaaatttgagaaattaatataaataaagttGTCACGGCACCTTCGTAAAGTTGGTCTAGAAAGAATCTCAGATATTTTCCAAAACATTCGCCTTTTCtaattttcttttataatttttttaggcTCATAATACTTTAGTTAGTTACTTCTTTATTGATGGATCTCAATTGTCAAGTTTACAGGGAAAAGTATAGAATTaagcaagaaaattttaaatattcacAACTCATTATCAAGAATCGTATGTGGGTACTTTGATCAAAATTTATAGGGTaccattttttttaacaatatatatatatatatatatatatatatatgagtatgtctcttgtgagacggtcttacggatctttatctatgaaacgggtcaaccctaccgatattcacaataaaaagtaacactcttagcataaaaagtaatactttttcatgaatgactcaaataagagatcaatATCACAAATACGAACCGtaaaatcgtctcacacaagttttttccaatattatatatatacaatatgtTATGTCTTCTCTCCTATTTTTTTCTGGACAGGATTTGATTACTATAAAGTTGCGTATTCTTCTTAATTTTAACATTGCTATCATGTTATATGTCACTTGAGGCGTACGTGGCACTATTTGAATGGTTCGACGGCCAAATTTTAGATAAAACCGACCCATTTTTGTGAGTAAGTTTAGTGGGATTATCGTCATATTGCACTATGAATACAAGGAGATTTAGATGATTAAATGACTAAATTttctatttaaataaatttatttattgatcGATATGGCATGTGTGGGAAGGTATTGAATCCAAATCGAACCAAAtgctctgttttttttttaaaaaaaaacaaattatatcGAGCTGGAGTTTGCGCCGATTTAAAGGTCAAATCCAAATTTGTGAGTATGTTTGATTCGCATAATATTTATAACATAAACTGATTAGTATGTCAAAGTTGTTGCTTGTAAGTCGGACAAGA
The sequence above is a segment of the Primulina tabacum isolate GXHZ01 chromosome 6, ASM2559414v2, whole genome shotgun sequence genome. Coding sequences within it:
- the LOC142549698 gene encoding uncharacterized protein LOC142549698 — protein: MRKYSGSFRHSGAYTSPGTPEYGGIIDEVPKGWCSERVPPPTSSGCRSHISAAALIPFNSGRALPSKWDDADRWITSPVSGYSSFNTTAAQFQRHPKSKSGPLGSPGLVYISNYSPTMDGCGKNFTGNSALTTGVLVPEGLSIQYDARIVAKSEPGYPENNINRSTSVPGMSDVLDETMFPASQGDILDRKKEEGIVSQTVSRKDMATQMSPEGSTHSSTRGRLSFSILPSSGSGPNDNLAAKDEVRDIQVDKGTSTGRDPKKQGRREMKDSRNIEDLPSPWSGAEARKNVRLQREEAKIRAWENLQKAKSEAAIQKLEMKLEKMRSASMDKILKKLKTSQARAQTMRNSLLENQTPQASIFVKMRSFSHHFLCHRNY